A DNA window from Bacteroides cellulosilyticus contains the following coding sequences:
- a CDS encoding class II aldolase/adducin family protein, producing the protein MITNEHIEQFIAQAHRVGDAGLTICSSGNISWRIGDEVLLSGTGSWVPSLPKEKVAVCRLSTGEVLNGVKPSMESGFHLGVLRERPDVNVVLHFQSHYATAVACMKNRPTNFNVTAEIPCHVGSEIPVVPYYRPGSKELAQGVIDALKDHNSVLLLKHGQVVCGKDFDQAFERAMFFEMACRIMIQSGGDYTVLTPEEIDDLETYILGKKTK; encoded by the coding sequence ATGATAACAAACGAACACATAGAACAATTCATTGCCCAGGCGCATCGGGTAGGAGATGCCGGATTGACAATATGCAGTAGCGGCAATATCTCCTGGCGCATTGGTGACGAAGTCCTGCTTTCCGGAACAGGCTCATGGGTACCTTCTCTGCCTAAAGAAAAAGTAGCTGTCTGCCGCCTTTCTACAGGAGAAGTACTGAATGGAGTGAAACCCTCTATGGAAAGCGGTTTCCATCTGGGAGTGCTTCGTGAGCGTCCTGATGTGAATGTAGTTCTGCATTTCCAGTCACACTATGCCACGGCTGTGGCGTGTATGAAGAATCGTCCTACGAACTTCAACGTAACAGCGGAGATTCCCTGCCATGTGGGAAGTGAGATTCCGGTAGTTCCTTATTATCGTCCGGGATCGAAAGAATTGGCCCAGGGAGTGATTGATGCTCTGAAAGATCATAATTCCGTCCTCTTGCTGAAACATGGGCAGGTGGTGTGTGGTAAGGACTTCGACCAGGCTTTTGAACGCGCTATGTTCTTTGAAATGGCATGCCGCATCATGATCCAGTCCGGAGGAGACTACACAGTACTTACTCCTGAAGAAATCGATGATCTTGAAACATACATTTTAGGAAAGAAGACTAAATGA
- a CDS encoding rhamnulokinase has translation MNTYLAVDFGGGSGRVMAGSICQGTLKLEEVYRFPNRQVRMGNHVYWDFLALFDEMKNGLRQAVRKGYPVRSIGIDTWGVDFGLIDRNGNLLGNPVCYRDPRTDGLPEEFFGDNLVRHYSEAGIQVMSINTLFQLYSMKKSGDTQLEVADRLLFMPDLFSYFLTGVANNEYCIASTSELLDARSRTWNQPLIHRLGVPAHLFGDIVMPGTVRGKLKREIAEEIGLTDEVDVIAVGSHDTASAVYAIPSTQVDKSRCAFLSSGTWSLLGVEVDEPILTEEACRAGFTNEGGVGGKIRFLQNITGLWILQRLIAQWKERGERCGYDFLLSAAESADIPSVIDVDDKIFQNPVDMEDAIAEYCEAHGHPIPETYGEVVRCVLQSLALRYKQGIDQLNRLLPAPVEQLNIIGGGCRNSLLNRLTAEALGIPVYAGPVEATAIGNILVQAIAKGEIGSREEIKEFI, from the coding sequence ATGAATACCTATCTGGCAGTCGATTTTGGAGGTGGAAGCGGTCGTGTTATGGCCGGTTCCATCTGCCAGGGTACGCTGAAACTGGAAGAGGTGTACCGCTTTCCAAACCGCCAGGTGCGGATGGGAAATCATGTGTACTGGGATTTTCTGGCTCTGTTTGATGAGATGAAGAACGGACTCCGGCAAGCGGTGCGCAAGGGATATCCTGTCAGGAGCATTGGCATTGATACCTGGGGCGTGGACTTTGGATTGATAGACCGTAACGGTAATTTGCTGGGAAATCCTGTGTGTTATCGTGATCCCCGAACGGATGGTTTGCCGGAAGAGTTTTTCGGTGACAACCTTGTTCGGCATTATTCCGAAGCCGGCATACAAGTGATGTCCATCAATACACTTTTCCAGCTTTACAGCATGAAGAAAAGCGGTGATACGCAATTGGAAGTTGCAGACCGTCTTCTGTTTATGCCCGATCTTTTCAGTTACTTCCTCACAGGGGTGGCAAATAATGAATACTGCATTGCATCCACCTCCGAACTGCTTGATGCACGTAGCCGGACTTGGAATCAGCCACTCATCCATCGCTTGGGAGTACCTGCACATCTCTTCGGAGACATTGTGATGCCCGGTACGGTACGTGGCAAACTGAAACGGGAGATTGCAGAAGAAATTGGTCTGACGGATGAAGTGGATGTCATAGCTGTCGGTTCGCACGATACGGCAAGCGCTGTTTATGCGATTCCTTCGACACAGGTGGATAAATCCCGTTGTGCTTTCCTCAGTTCCGGTACGTGGTCTCTGCTGGGTGTTGAAGTGGATGAGCCTATTCTCACGGAAGAAGCTTGCCGCGCCGGTTTTACCAATGAGGGCGGGGTAGGCGGTAAGATTCGTTTTCTTCAGAATATCACCGGGCTTTGGATCTTGCAACGTCTTATAGCACAATGGAAAGAAAGAGGAGAGCGATGTGGGTACGATTTCTTACTTTCTGCCGCCGAATCTGCGGATATTCCATCCGTCATTGACGTAGATGATAAGATATTCCAGAACCCTGTGGATATGGAAGATGCCATTGCGGAGTATTGTGAAGCGCACGGGCATCCTATACCGGAAACTTACGGTGAGGTAGTGCGTTGTGTGCTCCAATCACTCGCCCTGCGCTATAAGCAAGGAATAGACCAACTGAACCGCTTGCTTCCCGCTCCGGTAGAACAGCTCAATATCATCGGTGGCGGATGCCGTAATTCACTGCTGAACCGCCTGACAGCCGAGGCTTTGGGTATTCCCGTCTATGCCGGACCTGTAGAGGCAACCGCTATCGGTAATATCCTGGTGCAAGCCATTGCCAAAGGAGAGATCGGCAGCCGTGAAGAAATCAAAGAATTTATTTAA
- a CDS encoding L-rhamnose mutarotase, giving the protein MDTSIKRYPAKEHHQPVERICRTLELRDDPQLIAEYRRRHSQGDIWPEIPAGIREAGILEMEIYLLDTRLFMIVEVPVGFDWDAAMERLASLPRQQEWEDYMAIFQLVKPGSTAAEKWQPMERIFHLYD; this is encoded by the coding sequence ATGGACACATCAATCAAACGTTATCCTGCCAAAGAGCATCACCAGCCAGTGGAGCGTATCTGCCGGACACTGGAACTCCGTGACGATCCGCAGTTGATAGCCGAATACCGCCGCCGGCATAGCCAAGGGGATATCTGGCCCGAAATACCTGCCGGTATCCGTGAAGCCGGTATTCTGGAAATGGAAATATATCTTTTGGACACCCGCCTGTTTATGATAGTCGAAGTGCCTGTAGGGTTTGACTGGGATGCAGCTATGGAGCGCCTCGCTTCCTTGCCCCGACAACAGGAATGGGAAGACTATATGGCCATCTTCCAGCTTGTGAAACCCGGTTCTACCGCTGCCGAGAAATGGCAGCCGATGGAGCGTATTTTCCACCTTTATGACTAA
- the fucP gene encoding L-fucose:H+ symporter permease, with translation MKNNTKKNSIISKDGVSYLIPFILITSCFALWGFANDITNPMVKAFSKIFRMSVTDGALVQVAFYGGYFAMAFPAAIFIRRFSYKAGVLLGLGLYAIGAFLFYPAMLTGNYYPFLIAYFILTCGLSFLETSCNPYILSMGDEATSTRRLNLAQSFNPMGSLLGMYVAMNFIQNRLNPMDTMERSQLSDTEFAAVRDSDLMVLIAPYLIIGLVILAMLIVIRMVKMPKNGDQSHNINFLPTLKRIFGIHHYREGVIAQFFYVGAQIMCWTFIIQYGTRYFMSEGMEEKAAEVLSQQYNIVAMIIFCASRFICTFILRYLSPGLLLKVLAIVACVFTAGVIGFQNIWGMYCLVGVSACMSLMFPTIYGIALQGLGDDAKFGAAGLIMAILGGSVLPPLQASIIDCGTLLGMPAVNLSFILPFICFVVIVIYGHRSYGREKRNASIPE, from the coding sequence ATGAAGAACAACACTAAGAAAAACAGCATTATCAGTAAAGACGGAGTAAGCTACCTCATTCCGTTCATTCTTATCACCAGTTGCTTTGCCTTGTGGGGCTTTGCCAACGATATCACGAATCCGATGGTGAAAGCCTTTTCCAAGATTTTCCGTATGAGTGTTACCGACGGGGCACTGGTGCAGGTGGCTTTCTATGGCGGATATTTTGCCATGGCATTCCCCGCAGCTATTTTTATCCGTCGCTTTTCATATAAAGCAGGGGTACTGCTGGGACTGGGATTGTATGCTATCGGTGCATTCCTGTTCTATCCCGCCATGCTGACGGGCAATTACTATCCCTTCCTTATAGCCTACTTTATACTGACATGCGGACTCTCGTTTCTGGAGACCAGTTGTAATCCCTATATCCTTTCTATGGGCGATGAAGCTACATCCACCCGCCGCCTGAACCTTGCACAGTCTTTCAATCCGATGGGCTCGTTATTAGGTATGTACGTGGCGATGAACTTTATCCAGAATCGCTTGAACCCGATGGATACGATGGAGCGTAGCCAGCTTTCGGATACAGAATTTGCTGCGGTACGTGATTCGGACCTGATGGTACTGATTGCGCCTTATCTGATTATCGGGCTTGTCATTTTGGCTATGCTGATTGTGATCCGTATGGTGAAGATGCCGAAGAATGGCGACCAGTCTCATAACATCAACTTCCTGCCTACATTGAAACGTATATTCGGTATACACCATTACCGCGAAGGAGTGATCGCACAGTTCTTCTATGTAGGTGCGCAGATTATGTGCTGGACATTTATCATTCAATATGGTACGCGCTATTTCATGTCGGAAGGGATGGAAGAGAAAGCCGCGGAAGTGCTTTCACAGCAATATAACATTGTGGCTATGATTATTTTCTGTGCCAGCCGTTTCATCTGTACGTTTATCCTGAGATATCTCAGTCCGGGACTGTTGCTGAAAGTACTGGCTATTGTGGCTTGTGTGTTTACGGCCGGGGTGATTGGTTTCCAGAATATCTGGGGAATGTATTGTCTCGTAGGGGTATCAGCCTGTATGTCTCTGATGTTCCCCACGATTTACGGTATAGCTTTACAGGGATTGGGCGATGATGCCAAGTTCGGTGCCGCAGGATTGATTATGGCGATTCTGGGAGGTTCGGTATTGCCGCCGCTTCAGGCAAGCATCATAGACTGTGGTACATTGCTGGGCATGCCTGCCGTGAACCTGTCGTTCATCCTTCCGTTCATCTGCTTCGTGGTAATTGTGATTTACGGGCACCGGTCGTATGGCAGGGAGAAAAGAAATGCCTCCATCCCGGAATAA
- a CDS encoding DUF4469 domain-containing protein, which yields MKYQINGQLAENTVTVDNKEDMILVPVSIGTADEARIIAEMKAEDSGLREETIQHVHDLEKRIVKRMLMSGMNVNNGLYYASASFRGVIEGSQWNPDKNSIVVNFNVGADLREAIKKTTVNIIGGKSSAMYIGGVADTSTRAQDASATAGRAFSLTGSKIKVAGPDEAVGITLTDSKNVVTKITEDLFVVNNPSKVTFIIPADLANGTYVLKLTTQFSGSGALLKTPRSVEKTIYIGTAPSGGGSQGGGGGLDENPLG from the coding sequence ATTAAGTATCAAATCAACGGCCAGCTGGCGGAGAACACCGTGACGGTTGACAACAAGGAGGACATGATTCTCGTTCCCGTCAGTATCGGTACTGCCGACGAGGCGCGCATCATTGCCGAAATGAAAGCTGAGGACTCAGGGCTTCGCGAAGAGACCATCCAGCATGTGCACGACCTGGAGAAACGCATCGTGAAGCGCATGCTGATGAGCGGAATGAATGTAAACAACGGGCTGTACTATGCCTCGGCCAGTTTCCGTGGCGTCATCGAAGGTTCGCAGTGGAATCCGGACAAGAATTCTATCGTGGTGAACTTCAACGTAGGAGCCGACCTGCGCGAGGCCATCAAGAAGACTACGGTTAACATCATCGGCGGGAAGAGCAGCGCCATGTACATCGGTGGTGTGGCGGACACTTCCACCCGCGCGCAGGATGCTTCGGCCACTGCCGGGCGTGCCTTCAGCCTTACGGGCAGCAAGATCAAGGTAGCGGGCCCGGACGAGGCGGTGGGCATTACGCTGACCGATTCCAAAAACGTGGTCACCAAGATCACGGAGGATTTATTTGTGGTGAACAATCCATCAAAGGTGACTTTCATCATTCCCGCCGACCTGGCGAATGGAACGTATGTGCTGAAACTGACCACGCAGTTCTCCGGTTCGGGGGCTCTACTGAAAACACCGCGCAGCGTGGAGAAGACGATTTACATCGGCACAGCTCCTTCGGGCGGAGGTAGCCAAGGTGGTGGCGGTGGCCTGGACGAAAATCCTTTGGGATAA